The Punica granatum isolate Tunisia-2019 chromosome 4, ASM765513v2, whole genome shotgun sequence sequence ATCGGACTCTTCTTTGCCCTTTTACAAAGGAAATTCACTCGAGCAAGTCTGTCAGGCTTAACGCCAGCTCGACACCATATACAGAGATGCAGCTTATAGGTGAAGCACTGAATTACAGGGCAAACAGAGATAGAACTGACTACTTTCTGCGTACCTATTGAATATACTTGGGGATTTCTCCTTTTCTCAATAGAGAGAGGGAGTACTCACCAGCATCAATAAGGTCCTCAATGTTATGGCGAGATCTCTCTTCCGCACCAAGCATGAACATTGCTTTAACCGCGCTCTTCTTCGATAGCCTTGCAGCAAAACTGAGGGGCAAGTCTGGCGAGTTCAGGCTCCGAAGAATCTGCCGATAAAGGGACAGAACCCGTCCCCTGTTCCTTGCCATATCCTCCACCGTGGCCCATATGAGACCCTTCGCCATTTCAAACGCTGCACCCACCAAATACAACTCAGAATTAAAACCATTCTCTATACATTTCTAAGTCTTGGGAAGACGGACATTTGCTTTTGttgcaatttctttttccccaTTTTTATAGCTTTCCTCCTCGTATTCATTCTCCGAGATAATAGCACAAGATCATAACTTTTCATACATAGACGATCGAAATTGTGCATTCATATTATACAATTTGCAACCATAAATATAGATAATTGTACATTTCTATAAATTAATGACAATGTCGAGGCCCAATATCCTACCCCAGAGAAATCAATCCGCTCGGcaaaccccaccctaatccgGCCTATAGCAAATGCGCAACACGACATAAATTTGCTCTTACCGGCCTGATGTTCCTACTCCCAAAGATTGGCCGCAACCCAGTAGTCAGTGCCACAACGTCTGCCGAAGCTGGGAAGACGCTCACAACCCTCTCTGAGTCACGGAACGTCGCACGGAAGGATTTTACTGTGGTGCGACATGAGGAAGGGGACCTCTCTGAGTCAACCACTATGCGACGCGCCTTGCCGACTGGTTCGCTCAAATGGGCAAGGCCAAATCGGCGACTCAGATGAATAGGTGGTTGCACAATCAcggcttcctcttcttcctctcaaAATGATCACCGACAGCTCTCCTCAATGGCGAGGCCGTCGGAAACCTAGCGTTCAGGCCCCAGGAGGTGTAAGAAGAAGAGGAACGAAGGGGATATTTTTCTCTCTCGGGTAAAACCCGAGACCTACATCCAGGCCCGTCCCACGTGGTCCCAGTTGCTCCTTTCCATGACCCAAGCATTCGAGTATTGTGATTGTGGACTgggaaaatatattattaggaAAACATTTATCCCATAAGGAATCGACCCGACGACTCGAGTTGCAATAGTCACAGCCCATTCCGCTTTCCCTATCGACTCAGGGAGAGGAACGACCCTCCGTTACGGGGTCtattttttgtaataataGACGAAAGGATGACTTTTTACAAGcccgagggttcgtcaatttCTTCATGCCCGTTCAGGAATCCAGGCATTTGGAAATTACGAAGGTATTGCCAGTGCACATATCGTGCTTTTGGTTTAGACTTCTTAGCAGCTATTTGTCGTTGGGCGAATCGTATGTAGAAACGTCGTCACGAACATACAGAAAAACCACCTTTGGATCTGCCAAGATCTTTGGAATTCGTTTATTCCTTTCAGAGTGCTAGCCATCACTAACAGATCCTCCGCCTCAGCCAGTCAGCATTGCCTCTCATAGCCTTTCATGGTCGAGATCGAGGCTGACCGCAAGCCGTGACTGGAAAGGCTTCGCTGAGCTCAGTCTGCTCTGTTCTCACGGATGACTCGCACGTCTTCCTTTCTTAGGGACCTCATGAATCCGAACTATTCTCTTCTCTGTATTATTTGCCCCCATCTTTATCCTGATCAAATCTTTCTCCTGATCAGACAGCCTCACAATATGACCAACAAGACCCGCGTCTCCCATATCTATAGACATAGCAGCTAATACAAATGGCGTACagacacatatacatatgcaGTTCAAGTCCTGTATGAGGATCATTATAATACAGGTACAAGATTATCCGGTTCATCAAAGTGGATAAATCAGCCGATCTCGTGTCCCCTTAAGCTCAACGGAGATGGTGCCTGTTAAGTaagaggaaagaaaatgatatattcATCAAGAACATTCAGCATCCTCCACGAGAAACTTAAGATTTATATCAGAAgaagcaaaacaaaacaaaacctGAGTGTTTCCTTCGTTCCACGACGAACTTTACAGCGTATGGTTGGGAGACCGAGTCGCCGATGAGCTTCGTACCGATGGCAACCTGAAAAACCTGTAAAGACACAAGATgtgtgataatatatatttattctttcCTTTAAAGGTATTCTAAAGATATCTTTTATACATTGACAGCAAACTGAGATAAAATGTGAGAAAGAAGCTGAGGTAGGCACGCACCGTAATAAGCTCCATCTACCTCAAGCACATCAATCTGCCATGATCATCACAAAGCGAATGTTAACGCAGGAATCCTTGAATCCCAAATTGTACCAGACAATAATTAACTTCGACAAAGGCAAGCTAGTTGCAACATCCAACAAATAAATcagttaaaattttacatacaCTACAACACTTGCATCTGCAATTTTAAATTCCACATCCATTAGCAGAGATGTGTATTCAGGTCTTACATGGTATCGAAACATGGGATCAAGGATGCAAGCCCTGCCATACATGCTTCCCATTTATTCAATTTGGTTGTGCGCCTCCCTACGAGATGGAGTTCTAAATACTAATTACATTGCCACGCTAGCCATAGATTATTCACTTCACAACAAGCAGACCCTTGTAGCACAAATACATGTATACCTTCATGACAAATCTTCCCCTTGGATCTAATGACACTACAAATAGGGATCTCATCAGTCATTTTAATATCATCTAACAAAGCCAAAAAGGACCTCCTACAGCGACTTTCCATTTGCAATCAAAGACACAAATGGTAATGGAAGAGCGAATATAACAGGCATGCACTTTCAATGAACCATTTCATTGGATTGGGCAAATTTGGACCAATAAGCAGTCCTTATTCTCAAAATGTCCCACCCGTAAGAAAGCATAAAAGATTTACCAAGAACAATTCAGCACTCTTCTCAAATAAAATGCACTGTTCGACTTTTGAAATAAGGACATGAATCTAACTCAGAAATAATGCGATGAACAAAAGGACATGGATAACTaatgcaaataaaaaaaaatcgtctcAATCCCATAATGTCAATCCCAACCGCAGCTCCAGAGGTGAATAATGGAAACGGTTACACGGTCAAATGTAGCTTGTTAAAATAGCAAAACCAAAGTTGTCTTTTGATCAGGAATCCTGTTTTCAAATTCTCAGTTGACCTCAATTAAATGGCTCTTGGCATGATGCCCACTAAAGTTGCATGATCCAACTAGAAACTTCATCTCATAGAGACAAAACGATCAGATCTACTGGAGTCAATGGTTCTTCAGAAGCATAAAAACCGAACAAATAAGATGAATGGATTGTAGAGTTTTCTAACTAAAAAATGAGACCACGAGAAGGGGATGTTCTGATCAAtaggaaaacaaaagaaagaatgaGGTGGAGTTGAACACTAGAATTCCCTAAATTCTGGAGCTACAGAAAGATGGATACATTGGCAAAAGATTACTCTTCACCTTCTTTCTTAAATTTTCCAATGGCCCGTCCCGAGAAAAGCATGACAATTGACTACGGACACACATGAAATGCAAATTAAGTCTACACAAATATATGCCTAAAACTTTTCACAGAAGTaagtaaaaagtaaaaattgacTGCTGATGAAATATCTAAACAGCACGTAACCACAAATCAGTTGGGATTTTAGTCAGCAAATACTTATATCCTATCCTATACTATCCAAGAAGAAGGAACCATCAGTTACTCAATCACGGTTGATATAAAGTCAGAGGATCCTAAACTCGTTCATGATCGATCCGGCCACTTAATTTTCAGCAGACAATATGCCATCTACTAACTGAAAATACTGCAACTTTGGAATCAACATTTATAACTGACAAATCAATAATTTCCCTGGTCAAATTGGCTTTTTGTTAATATCGTACCACAATCTTTATATTCATTCTGATATGAATATAATCAAAGTAAGGGAAAGATTCTTCCTCGGACCAGGCATCAAACCCGAACAATCACAACCATTAATTCAGCCCACTCTGATTCTTTGTGAGTACACTAATACCTACCATACAAGCAATGAATGGGAGCTTACAGGGACTTGTAAGCCAATCTCTTCGATGCTGTCCATGAGCTCCTTGACTTTATTGGGATCGTTGGCTCTGGTGCGCATCAATGGTCTCCGTATCTTATCCAACGGAAGTTCCAAGATCACGGGCCCCGGTGTTTGGCTCTGGCTCGTGCCGACCGGAGGTGGCGACCCTTCCCACAAAccacatcaaaaagatcagagaaagagaaaaattgCTCTGATTCTGCTCTAATTCTGGAGAAAAATTATGTCCTGACATGAGACCgtagagagagacagagagtcAGAGAAGACTACCGTTGGAAGAGGCGGATACGGAGAAGCTTCTCAGGCGGCTGGGGAACGGCACTGTGAAATACGCCATTTTTTCTTGAGCTCAGCTCactgctctctctctcgtgcCCAGACCAGTTGAAAAGCGACCAGAAGATGACGAAAGGAAGAATTAGAAAGCGGGATcgatataattatttatttatttatttatttatttatattgaaTTCATATTGAAAAAGTTTCTTTTTATGAGAGCCACGAAAATGGGGACCTCGAAGAAATTGATAATCGGTGATTAAAGTGTGAATCACATGTGGAGACTAATGCGTACCAATCAATGTGTACCAGTCAATACAACTACAACAGATTTGACTTAATAATTAAGAGGAGTTTACGGATCATTCGATTTCGGGTTCGAAATCCTTTAGAGCTATCAGAGTGTTTTTGACGTGATTACCCACTATATGATTCTTCGAAAGTTCACGGAGCCCTAAAAATTAGTAAGACGAAATCTGGACACTCCGAATtagtattaaaatttaaaaaaatactaatcAATACATCCGGACTTTGTGGGCTCTAGCGTGcaattgcaattttttttctgaaaaatgcTGGAAATAAGTCCGCACTTCCCTGCGGACGATGCCATTGTATTTATTTAAGATCAAATTTAAGTTTCATATATTTTGCCGTATGTGTCAAAAATGATGTAATCTTTCGAAATTATCATGTGTTAGGAAGAAAATgaccaaaaatgaaaatcaattGAGAATAACATACCTGAGGTTTGGATATAGAGAGAAGAGAgtggaagagaagagaaagagagggagaaaatTACCCGAGGAGTTAGAGTTGGTAGTTTACTAGAATATTTAAATTACTAATTTTTCTtaagatttaatttaattatttataagttATCCCTAATTCCGATATGATCCAGTGATTGTTAATCTTTTGTATTCATTTGCGAATCGGCATGTTAGGACGAAGGAAAAATTTACATCAATTACTTCCTTACTCCTCTTTTATGTTTTGATAAGTTTCTTCTCCCCTTATAATAgcgtaaatatatatatatatatagtaatgataaaatatatgaacgATAGGTCCATAATGACTTTCTcaaattaatttgattgtaAATTACCTGAGAAGCTACCTCCTCATAATATAGAAAGAGAAAGTCTTGTACGTAACGAGTATATTACGTGACAATATCATAAGTCAATAAAATTTTGTCATTTTGATTAgtatgtaaaaaataaaaaaaattcattattgactaaaataatatattttatatatcttgTGATATAATCTTacgatataaatatatataacataaaaagTAATCTAGATAATTTAGATAGATAGACCGAGCCTCACTAATCTTTTAAATTCTTAATTGTAGTTATTACTTTACGATTAAATCTTTCACACTATAAAACTAGGGCAGTCCGAAGGTAGGCACCCAAGCAATTGCCCGAGCCCCGATTAGGaactcatattttattaatagtATAGTTAAAATGATATAATTATACCAATTTTCCCATAATAATCAAagccccaaaaaaaattttaatttaaatattaacgAGCCATGTAACCATGCGTTTGGCGAATtatttgcatattttattttaagttgGGGATAAGTGTAGCAGGAGTCCCATaattttggactttttaactTCAACTAGAAAATAGCAATGtagatttattatttgaaaattgaaaatttctttttgaaaattttataatgttttaattttcaatcaaTGAAAAATTGCCACAATGATAATTAGCAGTCATCTAGGATGCATTTGACGATTTTAAGTCCACATAAAAAGTGAAAAGTTAAAAGTGAAACTTATAGAGTATGCTTTGCTTCAGACGGATGATGGCTCCGGTTTgtttttcaaaacaaaaattatggTTCATCTGCTGGCTCGACTATTTTGGGAGTACTCCGACAGTCAAGTGGACCATGCTTGTTTCGACGTTGTCATCGCGATGGACGATGGACTTGACGTATAAGGTGAATGCTTACAACATGCCATTGTTTGTCATTGTAAGTGTGAACAACCATAACCATAACACCACATTCGGTTTTGCGTTACTAGAGGAAGAAACTCTCAATGCTTATACGTGGTTATTGGAGACTTTCTTAGTTGCGGTGAATCACAAGCATCCCATATCCATTGTCGCGGACGAAGATAAAGCTATGAAGGGTGCCATCAGTATCATATTAACTGGGACAAAGCATCGATTATGTCTGTGGCATTTGAAGAGAATTGCAATGAGTAAAATCTCTAGCTCTGCCATTTTGTCTGATTTTAGGGAATGCATGTTTAGCGAGATAGGAGGGAACAAGTTCGAGATGTTATGGCACCAAATGGTTGATTGACACGGGCTGGCTCGTAATGAGTGGATCGAAATGACATGCAATAAACGACAATTGTGGGCTGAAGCAAATCTTCGAGGGCATTTTTGGGGCAAGGTCCGAACTACGCGGAGATGCGAGGGCATGAATGGCATCTTAAAGTACTATCTGAACGCAAGTTTTAAGTCGTGGGAGCTCGGGAGGCAAGTTGTTATACCCACAAGTATACGGGTCGTGTAAGTAATAGAATAACGAGTAAAGTATCA is a genomic window containing:
- the LOC116203843 gene encoding uncharacterized protein LOC116203843, producing the protein MAKGLIWATVEDMARNRGRVLSLYRQILRSLNSPDLPLSFAARLSKKSAVKAMFMLGAEERSRHNIEDLIDAGEYSLSLLRKGEIPKYIQ
- the LOC116203842 gene encoding sulfiredoxin, chloroplastic/mitochondrial is translated as MAYFTVPFPSRLRSFSVSASSNGSPPPVGTSQSQTPGPVILELPLDKIRRPLMRTRANDPNKVKELMDSIEEIGLQVPIDVLEVDGAYYGFSGCHRYEAHRRLGLPTIRCKVRRGTKETLRHHLR